A segment of the Marinitoga sp. 1197 genome:
TAAAAAACGGAGAAGTGATTTCATTTTATGAAGAACCCGATGTTTTACAAAAAATAATAGATGATTTAGATAATTTATAATTTGTAAAAATCTTGAAATATTTTTTTACTTGACAGATAGCGATTTTTGTGGTATTATAATTCACGGACATCTGATGAAGATGATGTGTCGGAGCGTAGCGCAGATGGTAGCGCGCCGGTCTTGGGAACCGGAGGTCGCTGGTTCGATCCCAGTCGCTCCGACCAGAAGGTGGCGTATTTTTCATGTGCGGCTGTAGTTCAATTGGTAGAACACTGGCCTTCCAAGCCAGGGGTTGCGAGTTCGAGTCTCGTCGGCCGCTCCAGCGCCCATAGCTCAATAGGATAGAGCATTGGATTTCTAATCCAAGGGTTGGGGGTTCGAGTCCCTCTGGGCGCGCCACCTTTTTTTATTTAGAGATGGTGGCATTAGTTCAGTGGTAGAACGCCTGACTGTGGATCAGGATGTCGTGGGTTCAAATCCCACATGCCACCCCAAAAAGGGAGCTTACGCTCCCTTTTTATTTTTTTAGTATGTTCTTATTCGGTGTTTTAATTTATTTCCAGCTATTTAAATATGCGATTTGTTCCGGAGTTAATTCGTCAATTTCAATACCCATAGTCTTTAATTTTATTTTTGCGATTTTTATGTCAACTTCATACGGCACCGGTTTTACATCAACCGCTATATTCCCTTTATTTTCTTTTAGATATTTAGCTCCTTCAAGTTGTAATGAAAAGGACAAATCCATTATTTCTACAGGATGTCCATCTCCATTTACTAAATTTACAAGTCTCCCCATTCCAAGCAAATATAACTTATTGCCATTTGGCATTGTATATTGAGTTACACCATTTCTAACCTCTGTTTTTTCAACTTTAATCCTTTCTAAATCTGCAACTTTAACTTCTATATCAAAATGTCCTGCGTTAGCTAAAACCACACCATCTTTCATATTTAAAAAGTGTTTTTCAACAATAACATCCGTATCACCTGTAACGGTTATAAAGAAATCCCCAATTTTAGCAGCTTCATCCATAGGCATAACTTCAAAGCCATCCATAACTGCCTCTATTGCTTTTATAGGATCAACTTCTGTAATAATGACCTTTGCACCCAATCCTTTTGCTCGCATGGCAACACCCTTACCACACCATCCATAACCCGCAATTACAACATTTTTACCAGCAACTGTTAGATTTGTAGATCTTATAATTCCATCCCATGTTGATTGCCCAGTTCCATATCGATTATCAAATAAATATTTCATATACGAATCATTTACATCTATTACAGGAACTTTTAATTCCCCATCCTTTAATAATGCTTTATATCTTTTAATGCCTGTTGTAGTTTCTTCGTTTATTCCCCAAATATTTTCTAATAATTCCGGATATTTTTTTACAATTCTAACTCCTAAATCAGCACCATCATCGATAACAATATTGGGCTTAATGGAAAGCACTTTGTCTATGTTTTTCCAGTATAGTTCTTCATCGGTAGAGCGCTTAGCATAAACATTAACGCCATATGTTTTTAGCGCCTCAGCTACATCATCCTGCGTAGACAACGGATTGCTACTTGTTATTGCTACATTTGCTCCTAATTCGTGTAATACAACAGCAGTATATGCGGTTTTTGCTTCAAGATGAATACTCATTGAAATATTAATTCCTTTAAACGGTTGTTCTTCCATATACATATCTTTTAAAGTGTTTAACACTTTCATATGCTGTTTGACCCATTCAATCTTTTTTCTTCCTGATTCTATTAATTCCATTTTTATCCCTCCTCATTATTACTAATTTTAGTATATCACTTTTAACATAAAAACAAAAGACAAATATGAATATCTGCAATAACAATAAGAGCGCCGTGTGGCGCTCTTG
Coding sequences within it:
- a CDS encoding adenosylhomocysteinase, with amino-acid sequence MELIESGRKKIEWVKQHMKVLNTLKDMYMEEQPFKGINISMSIHLEAKTAYTAVVLHELGANVAITSSNPLSTQDDVAEALKTYGVNVYAKRSTDEELYWKNIDKVLSIKPNIVIDDGADLGVRIVKKYPELLENIWGINEETTTGIKRYKALLKDGELKVPVIDVNDSYMKYLFDNRYGTGQSTWDGIIRSTNLTVAGKNVVIAGYGWCGKGVAMRAKGLGAKVIITEVDPIKAIEAVMDGFEVMPMDEAAKIGDFFITVTGDTDVIVEKHFLNMKDGVVLANAGHFDIEVKVADLERIKVEKTEVRNGVTQYTMPNGNKLYLLGMGRLVNLVNGDGHPVEIMDLSFSLQLEGAKYLKENKGNIAVDVKPVPYEVDIKIAKIKLKTMGIEIDELTPEQIAYLNSWK